A window from Micromonospora terminaliae encodes these proteins:
- a CDS encoding DNA repair helicase XPB gives MSGGPLIVQSDKTLLLEIDHPDAQACRMAIAPFAELERSPEHVHTYRLTPLGLWNARAAGHDAEGVVDTLIKYSRYPVPHALLVDVAETMDRYGRLQLANDPAHGLVLRALDRVVLVEVAKSKKLAGMLGAKLDDDTIQVHPSERGRLKQALLKLGWPAEDLAGYVDGEAHPIELAEAGKDGGKPWTLRSYQREAVEAFWAGGSGVVVLPCGAGKTLVGAAAMAEAKATTLILVTNTVAGRQWKRELIARTSLTEDEIGEYSGERKEIRPVTIATYQVLTSRKKGVFTHLDLFGARDWGLVVYDEVHLLPAPIFRFTADLQARRRLGLTATLVREDGREGDVFSLIGPKRYDAPWKDIEQQGWIAPAECTEVRVTLTDAERMSYATAEAEERYRMAATARTKLPVVRALVERHPDEQVLVIGGYIDQLHQLGEYLDAPIVQGSTTNKERERLFDAFRSGEVKTLVISKVGNFSIDLPEAAVAIQVSGTFGSRQEEAQRLGRVLRPKSDGRQAHFYTVVSRDTIDTEYAAHRQRFLAEQGYAYTIVDADDVLGPKLPTID, from the coding sequence GTGAGCGGTGGACCACTGATCGTGCAGTCGGACAAGACCCTGCTGCTGGAGATCGACCACCCCGACGCCCAGGCGTGCCGGATGGCCATCGCGCCCTTCGCCGAGCTGGAGCGTTCCCCCGAGCACGTGCACACCTACCGGCTCACCCCGCTGGGCCTGTGGAACGCCCGAGCCGCCGGCCACGATGCCGAGGGCGTGGTGGACACGCTGATCAAGTACTCCCGCTACCCGGTGCCGCACGCGCTGCTGGTCGACGTGGCCGAGACGATGGACCGGTACGGCCGGCTCCAGCTCGCCAACGACCCGGCGCACGGCCTGGTGCTCCGCGCGCTGGACCGGGTGGTGCTGGTCGAGGTCGCCAAGAGCAAGAAGCTCGCCGGGATGCTCGGCGCGAAACTCGACGACGACACCATCCAGGTGCACCCCTCCGAGCGCGGCCGCCTCAAGCAGGCGCTGCTGAAGCTCGGCTGGCCCGCCGAGGACCTGGCCGGCTACGTCGACGGCGAGGCGCACCCCATCGAGCTGGCCGAGGCCGGCAAGGACGGCGGCAAGCCGTGGACGCTGCGGTCGTACCAGCGGGAGGCCGTCGAGGCGTTCTGGGCGGGCGGCTCCGGCGTGGTGGTGCTCCCCTGCGGCGCCGGCAAGACCCTCGTCGGGGCGGCGGCCATGGCCGAGGCCAAGGCCACCACGCTGATCCTGGTCACCAACACGGTGGCCGGCCGGCAGTGGAAGCGCGAGCTGATCGCCCGCACGTCGCTCACCGAGGACGAGATCGGCGAGTACTCGGGTGAGCGCAAGGAGATCCGCCCGGTCACCATCGCCACGTACCAGGTGCTCACCTCCCGCAAGAAGGGCGTGTTCACCCACCTCGACCTGTTCGGCGCCCGCGACTGGGGCCTGGTCGTCTACGACGAGGTGCACCTCCTGCCCGCGCCGATCTTCCGCTTCACCGCGGACCTGCAGGCCCGCCGCCGGCTCGGCCTCACGGCGACTCTGGTACGCGAGGACGGCCGCGAGGGCGACGTGTTCAGCCTGATCGGCCCGAAGCGGTACGACGCGCCGTGGAAGGACATCGAGCAGCAGGGCTGGATCGCCCCGGCCGAGTGCACCGAGGTACGGGTGACGCTGACCGACGCGGAGCGGATGTCGTACGCGACGGCGGAGGCCGAGGAGCGCTACCGGATGGCGGCCACCGCCCGGACGAAGCTGCCGGTGGTGCGGGCGCTGGTCGAGCGGCACCCCGACGAGCAGGTGCTCGTGATCGGCGGGTACATCGACCAGCTGCACCAGCTCGGGGAGTACCTGGACGCGCCGATCGTGCAGGGGTCGACGACCAACAAGGAGCGGGAGCGGCTGTTCGACGCGTTCCGGTCCGGTGAGGTGAAGACGCTGGTCATCTCCAAGGTCGGGAACTTCTCGATCGACCTGCCGGAGGCCGCGGTGGCCATCCAGGTGTCGGGGACCTTCGGGTCCCGGCAGGAGGAGGCGCAGCGGCTGGGGCGGGTGCTGCGGCCCAAGTCCGACGGGCGGCAGGCGCACTTCTACACCGTCGTCTCCCGGGACACGATCGACACCGAGTACGCGGCCCACCGCCAGCGGTTCCTCGCCGAACAGGGGTACGCGTACACCATCGTGGACGCCGACGACGTCCTCGGCCCGAAGCTGCCGACCATCGACTGA
- a CDS encoding L,D-transpeptidase family protein, protein MKRVRFAVRAVCLAAVVLVGVGACARDPQAGGTGAAAPAPVGVTEEASGASAPPTPEQPAASPSATPSRTTTPKPSRTTPKPATPKPSKPAGCPEGEQQKAVETYLSRLGGFGTLSVDGKQSAADCAAIKKFQIRYGISPATGRAGPTTYDVAKRLANTDTGRCNAGSRTTFCVDLTHQTVWAMRGGKVVMGPTVTRTGMAGYATPTGTYSVGGKNMREWSNPYEVWLPYWQRFNGGIGFHETTTYLHNGSIGSHGCVNLLHRDAVRLWELGSVGTRVVVFGHRPGT, encoded by the coding sequence ATGAAGCGTGTCCGGTTCGCCGTCCGGGCCGTCTGCCTGGCAGCGGTCGTGCTGGTCGGCGTCGGTGCGTGCGCGCGCGATCCGCAGGCCGGCGGAACCGGGGCCGCCGCCCCGGCGCCCGTCGGCGTGACGGAGGAGGCATCGGGGGCGAGCGCGCCGCCCACGCCGGAGCAGCCGGCCGCGTCCCCGTCGGCGACGCCGAGCCGGACGACCACGCCGAAACCCAGCCGCACCACACCGAAGCCGGCCACGCCGAAGCCGTCGAAGCCCGCCGGGTGCCCGGAGGGGGAGCAGCAGAAGGCCGTGGAGACGTATTTGAGCCGGCTGGGCGGTTTCGGGACGCTGAGCGTGGACGGAAAGCAGTCGGCCGCCGACTGCGCCGCGATCAAGAAGTTCCAGATCCGGTACGGGATCAGCCCGGCCACGGGTCGCGCCGGCCCCACCACGTACGACGTGGCGAAGCGGTTGGCGAACACCGACACGGGGCGCTGCAACGCGGGCTCCCGCACCACCTTCTGCGTCGACCTGACCCACCAGACGGTCTGGGCCATGCGCGGCGGGAAGGTGGTCATGGGCCCGACGGTGACCCGCACCGGCATGGCCGGCTACGCCACCCCGACCGGCACCTACTCCGTCGGCGGGAAGAACATGCGCGAGTGGTCCAACCCGTACGAGGTGTGGCTGCCCTACTGGCAGCGGTTCAACGGCGGGATCGGCTTCCACGAGACGACGACCTACCTGCACAACGGCTCGATCGGCTCGCACGGCTGCGTGAACCTGCTGCACCGCGACGCCGTACGCCTCTGGGAGCTGGGCTCGGTCGGCACCCGGGTGGTCGTCTTCGGCCACCGCCCGGGCACCTGA